In Phycisphaerae bacterium RAS1, the genomic window CGGATGATGCGTCGTGTCCTTCAGTTGCCGGCCGGAGCCGGACGAGCCGGTTTTCGCGTCAACGGCAACCGGGCCGGAAAAGCCGCTGCATACCAGCGGCGCGGCAGCCAGAATGGCCGAGGTCGCCAGACATCCGGGGTTGGCGATGCGATGCGCCGTGCGAATGGAGTCGCGATCCAGCTCGGGAAGACCATAGACAAACGTACCGCGACGCGACGGCAACTCCGGCGTCTCGGGATAGTAGCGGCGGTGCAGCGTCGCGTCGCGCAGGCGCAGATCACCGGACAGATCAATGATGCGGAGCTTCTCGCGCTCGCGCCGCGCGTCCACTTCGCTCAGGACGCGGTCGGCGGCCGGCCCGCTCGCCCCGTGCGGCAACGCGGCAATGACGACGCCGAAATCGCCGGAGAATAGCGCGTCGTAGTCCACCCGCTCGACGACGCGAAGATCGTAGAAACCGGCCAAATGCGGGTGCACGGACGCCAGCGGCTCGTCCACCTGCGACGTCGACGTGATGCAGACGACTTCCGCGGCCGGATGCTGCACCAACAGGCGCAGCAGTTCGCCCGCGCCGTAGCCACGGGCCCCCAGAATCGCGACGCGAATCGGGCGGCTCATGAAGCCGCTCGCTTCAGGCGGCCGTTCAGCCGGGTCACGATGAATTCACCGAGGGCGACGCCGTGCGTGCGAGCGTTGATCGCGGCCAGTCCGAGCTGGTCACGCACGTAGCGGACGCCGACGTCGTTGTCCGTCGTCGGCCCGCTCACGACGTCGATCCGCAGACCGTAGCGTTCCTGCAGCATGCGCTGCGCGCCCCAGGCGCCGACCGGGTCGTTCGCACACAGCACGATCGCCCCCGCCACTCCCATCAGCTCGCGATCTGAGAGAATCTGCTGCACGCCATACTCGCCCGCGACGCCGTCACCCAGCTCAGCGACGATCACGTCGGCGCCCTGCTGCACGAGGTGCGCCAGCAGCGCGCGGGCCACCGGAGCGGCCGTGCGCGGCGTCGTCGTGACAACACCCGCGTCGGTGAACGAGACGGCCAGCTTCGCCCCGTAGTCCACCATTTGCAGAGCGTCGCGCCGCAGCGAGACGCCGGTCAGCTTGCAGCCGCCAACCGTGAAGCCGCGCGTCGAAAGCTGGCGAATCAGCCGGCAGGCGGCGGAAGTCTTGCCGGCGTTCATGCAGGTGCCGGCGAAGTAAACCACCGGAACGTGCGCCGGCAACGTCGCGCTGAGCGCGATCGCGTTCATGCCAATGTGTGCCGGCGTGCCGATGCGATCCTCGAATTCGGGAAAGACCAGCACGGCGCCGAGGACCTCGACGTCAAAGGGCTTGCCCACGTCCGGATTCTGCGACGTGCATTGGCCGATGACCCCGCCCAGATTAAGCAGTTGCAAAACCTGCCCCGGCCCGATCGCCTCGGGCACGACGCCCGAGTAGCCGTGCAGTGCGTTGCGCGGTCCGAGCGCGCCGGCGATCACGTCGCCCTCGTGCAATGTGACCATGCGGCCGTGCACGTCCTCAATCTGGTTGTAGACGCTCTTTTCGCCGCGAATGCGACCGGCGATGACGTATCCCTCGCCGGCGACGATCTGATCGCTGATGCGCAAATCGCGCCGCAGCGCAACATTACGGGTCACGGACGCGATCTTGTCGGCCCAGATACGCATTGTTGTTGAGGGACGAGAATCAGTTGGTGTCATTGGATGAGTCAGAAGTTAGACCTCGGAGTTCAGCAGTCAACAGTCAGCGCACGGGTCTTTCGTAGTTCGATACTCGACATTCGACGTTCGACATTCAGCCTCTTGCCTTCAACTCGCTCCTCGCTACTGTGAACTCGCTACTCTACCCAGCAGCCAGTCCTGCATCCCATACAGCTTGCAGAATCCGGCGGCTTCAGCGCCGTTCCACAGGGCGCTGCTTTCGCCGTAGCGGGCGATTTCCGGGTCCATCAGCGACCAGGGGCTGGTCGCACCCAGCACCACGGCCTGGCCGGCGAAGAGGCGCACGATCACGTCGCCGCTCACCCGCCGCTGCGACGAGGTCAGAAACGCCTCGACATCGCGCATCAGCGGGTCAAAGTACCGCGCTTCGTGAACGGCGGCGCCGTACAGCTCGCCCAGCGTCTGCTTCCAGAAAAGCTGCTGGCGCGAGAGCACCAGCTTCTCCAACTCGCGATGGGCCGCAATCAGCGCCTGCGCCGCCGGAGCCTCAAACGCCACGCGGCCCTTGATCCCCAGGATGGTGTCGCCCACGTGCATGCCGCGGCCGACGCCGTGCCGGCCGGCCTGCGCGTTCAGCAACTCAATGAGCGCAACCGGGTCGAGCTTCCTTCCCGTGAGCGCGGTCGGCACACCGCCGTCAAATGAAATGGTCAAGTCCTCGGGCGACGCCGGCCAGCGCTGCGGACCGGCCGTCCAGACATACGCCTCATCCGGCAAAACTCCGTCGGAGCGATGCGTCTCGGCCCCGCCGATCGTCGTGCCCCACAAGCCGCGGTTGATCGAATAACGCGTCGTCTTCGGCGGAATCTCGATGCCGCGCCCGGCGAGCCAGGCGGTCTCCTGCTCGCGCGAGAGGGCCTCGCTGCGGATCGGCGTGAGAATCTCCAGCTCCGGCGCAAAGGCCCGAAAGCCGACGTCGAAACGCACCTGGTCATTCCCCGCGCCGGTCGAGCCGTGGCACAGCGCCGAAGCCCCGATTCTCCGGCCGTATTCGGCCACGCAGCGCGCCTGCACGACGCGCTCGGCCGAGACGCACAGCGGATAAACGCCGCCGCGCAGCGCATTCGCGAAAACAAGGTACCGCAGGACGTCGTCAAACAACTCGCGGCGGGCGTCGATCAACCGGTATGACGCCGTTCCGGCGCGCGCGGCCATTTTCTCGATCGCGGCCAGCTCGTCGGCGTCGAATCCGCCGGTCTGAACGGTGAGGGCGTGCACGTCGCAGCCCTGCTCGCGCAGCCGCACGGCGCAGTAGGTCGTATCCAACCCGCCGGAAAACGCCAGTGCGACTTTCTTGCTCATCAAGTTCCTTTAACCGCTCTGTATTCGCTGATGCGCCCGCAGAAACGCCGTCACGCGTCCCTGCGCGGCCCGGCTGCGGACGGCGACGAATATCGTGTCGTCGCCCGCGATCGTGCCGACAATCTCCGGCAATTTACGCTCGTCCAGAGCCACGGCGACGGTCCCGGCGGCGCCGATGACGGTGCGGACCACCACCAGGCTGGCGCCCGCCGCGTCGACCGCGGTGATTAATTCATCCAGGCGCGGGTCCTTCTCGATGTCGCGCCGCGGGCGGCGGATCTCGCCCAGCCGGACATAGCGGCCGTTCACCTTCAGCAGCGCCAGCTCACGCAGGTCGCGGCTGACGCTGGCCTGCGTCGCTTCCAGCCCTTTTTCGCGGAGCAGGGCGACAATCTGCTCCTGGCTCTCCAGCGCCTGCTCGCGCGCCAGTTTCGAAAGCAGCGCCTGCCGCTCATTCTTGCCTGCAACCGCGAACATACTCACCATGAATTAAACAACAAGATTGAATTATTATTCGCCGTCAGCGAATGTCAAGCCCCACGCCGCGCCGCGGACAAATTTCTTCGCCGCCGCCGCCCGCGGCGCGGTAGAATAGGCGCATGTTCGGCCGGCGGCCCGGCCGCGGCTGCATGGAACTCAAAGAATGCGCATTTCAGCTTCAATCGTGTCGCGGGCGCTGGTCCTTCTTGTGCCGCTGGCGGTCGCCTCGGCCCCGACCGTCCGCTTCATGTCTTTCAACGTCGAGTCCTACAACTCGCCCGGGTCGGCGTCCTACAACGCCCTCGTGCGCCTCGTCTACTCGATGGACCCGGACATCCTCCTGATCCAGGAAGCCAGCGACGACGCCGGCCGCACAGCTTTCCAAACCGAATTCGCCGCCGCCTACCCTTTTCGCCAGCTCGGCGCGGCCGACGGCGGCGGCATCCGCCAGCACACCTTCAGCCGTTGGGCGCTGTCCGCCCCGGCCAACATCTTCGCCGGCGGATTCAGCCGCCCGACCATTCGCTGCGAGGTGGATTTCGATCCGAACCGCCCGGGAGCCGAGTTCCGCGTCTACAACTGCCACTGGAAGTCCGGCTCGGCCTCGACCGATTTCCAGCTTCGGGCGGCGATGGCCGCCGCCATCCGCACCGACATCGAGAACCTCTGGAACGTCCGCCAGGACTTCCGCATCATCCTCGGCGGCGACCTGAACGAAGAAGTCGGCGAGCCGGACATCGCCCAGGTCTACTTCCCGCAGTTCAACATGAACTACGTCAACCGCGTCGACCCTTTCACCGGCAACAACGCCACCCGCCTCTCCAGCGGCCGCAGCATCGACCACTTCATCGTGTCGGACACGGCGTTCGCGCGCGTGCAGACGGCCTTCATCTACAACTCGGATACGTACGACCCCACCCCGCCGCCGCCGGCGCTGGCCAGCGACTCACTGATCGCCAGCGATCACCTGTCGGTGGTGATGGACATGGACATGGAGTATTTCCTGCTCGGCGACCTGAACGACGACGGCGAGGTCAACGTACTGGACATCAACCCGTTCACGCTGGTGCTCGCGGCGCCGAACAGCTATCGCCTGCAATACCCGTGGGTTGATGTTGAGGCGGTCGCGGACATCAACCTCGACGGAAACGTGGACGTGCTGGATATCAACCCGTTCATCGCCCTGCTGGCGGGTCCATAGGCCGCGGGGCTCGCGCGCATAGAAAGTGGCGTAGGGCAGGTGAAGCCGCGCGGCGGGCCTTCGTTTTCAAATTCACCCCCACGCGGCTTCACCTGCCGCCTTTTCGCCTCCGCGCCCACGGCCGTTCCCCTTCGCCCGGCGGCGGGGCCAGCGGCAGTTCGCAAACGGTCGCGAGCCGCGCGCCCGAACATCGGACGGTTGTTGACGCGGCCGTCTGCGACCTGCCCGACCCGCCACCCGCTGATCCTCGAAAAGGTATCGAAGATTTGTGAACGAACTTCTAACTCAGGACACTAGGGCCGCATCACGATGTTCCACTCCGTTTGACCCGACGCGCTCGTATCCGACGCACGCGGCGTAACCGGAACGGTGTACCGCCAGCGCACTTCCCCGGCGCTCGTGCTGAAGCCGCCGGGCGGCGCGTTGACGCCGGAGCTGTTGAATGGCGTCCAGCCC contains:
- the argC gene encoding N-acetyl-gamma-glutamyl-phosphate reductase; amino-acid sequence: MSRPIRVAILGARGYGAGELLRLLVQHPAAEVVCITSTSQVDEPLASVHPHLAGFYDLRVVERVDYDALFSGDFGVVIAALPHGASGPAADRVLSEVDARREREKLRIIDLSGDLRLRDATLHRRYYPETPELPSRRGTFVYGLPELDRDSIRTAHRIANPGCLATSAILAAAPLVCSGFSGPVAVDAKTGSSGSGRQLKDTTHHPTRHADFRAYKALEHQHEGEILQAWKDPSGQRIGLSFVAQSMDVTRGIFATVHLTMSQETNTVALREQYRTFYAGSPFVRLRDESPTLQDVVGSNFCDISVACRGHKVIAMAALDNLVKGMAGAAIQNMNLMCGLPETAGLWTPSLRPL
- the argG gene encoding Argininosuccinate synthase, producing MSKKVALAFSGGLDTTYCAVRLREQGCDVHALTVQTGGFDADELAAIEKMAARAGTASYRLIDARRELFDDVLRYLVFANALRGGVYPLCVSAERVVQARCVAEYGRRIGASALCHGSTGAGNDQVRFDVGFRAFAPELEILTPIRSEALSREQETAWLAGRGIEIPPKTTRYSINRGLWGTTIGGAETHRSDGVLPDEAYVWTAGPQRWPASPEDLTISFDGGVPTALTGRKLDPVALIELLNAQAGRHGVGRGMHVGDTILGIKGRVAFEAPAAQALIAAHRELEKLVLSRQQLFWKQTLGELYGAAVHEARYFDPLMRDVEAFLTSSQRRVSGDVIVRLFAGQAVVLGATSPWSLMDPEIARYGESSALWNGAEAAGFCKLYGMQDWLLGRVASSQ
- the argR gene encoding Arginine repressor, with the protein product MVSMFAVAGKNERQALLSKLAREQALESQEQIVALLREKGLEATQASVSRDLRELALLKVNGRYVRLGEIRRPRRDIEKDPRLDELITAVDAAGASLVVVRTVIGAAGTVAVALDERKLPEIVGTIAGDDTIFVAVRSRAAQGRVTAFLRAHQRIQSG
- a CDS encoding Endonuclease/Exonuclease/phosphatase family protein, with translation MRISASIVSRALVLLVPLAVASAPTVRFMSFNVESYNSPGSASYNALVRLVYSMDPDILLIQEASDDAGRTAFQTEFAAAYPFRQLGAADGGGIRQHTFSRWALSAPANIFAGGFSRPTIRCEVDFDPNRPGAEFRVYNCHWKSGSASTDFQLRAAMAAAIRTDIENLWNVRQDFRIILGGDLNEEVGEPDIAQVYFPQFNMNYVNRVDPFTGNNATRLSSGRSIDHFIVSDTAFARVQTAFIYNSDTYDPTPPPPALASDSLIASDHLSVVMDMDMEYFLLGDLNDDGEVNVLDINPFTLVLAAPNSYRLQYPWVDVEAVADINLDGNVDVLDINPFIALLAGP